A genome region from Vicinamibacterales bacterium includes the following:
- a CDS encoding C69 family dipeptidase has protein sequence MCTTIVVGKNRSATGCVLLAHSEELGRNSAHKVTIVPARDPAPDERFPLHSSGTLSQPAHLVRHLAAKIFDKRHYPGEHTFGINEHGVAVSNNMAIMKGVPEDRMYDVIPGGVIWTEFLQLVLERATSAREGAALVGELCEHQGLSCDSGTMVAVADPDEAWWVELARDGHWAAERVGDGEVSIRANCYRIGTAGEPGHGATMGAAADFATAFGDPANQADRYNLDRHNVLEARVSALGTVTVPDLMTLLREVYEGTPLYCTRPDGSPFRTSVRTVARMNTEACTVLEPRRGMRPELAHRMWSCLSTSLTGVFVPFHVGIADVETRYATAGGRYAQDSAYWLFTELAKLVDAHYPRCIEVVRSRWRSFEAETEPALTAMEARAAGLDPSGMIEAVTDFDRERAAGAIDALHDLLVEVKTLAFHEDF, from the coding sequence GTGTGCACGACAATCGTAGTCGGGAAGAACCGTAGCGCGACCGGATGCGTTCTGCTGGCCCACAGCGAGGAACTGGGCCGGAACTCGGCGCACAAGGTGACGATTGTGCCCGCCCGCGATCCCGCGCCCGACGAGCGGTTCCCGCTGCACTCGTCGGGCACGCTGTCGCAGCCCGCCCATCTGGTTCGCCACCTGGCCGCGAAGATTTTCGACAAGCGCCACTACCCGGGCGAGCACACCTTCGGCATCAACGAGCACGGCGTGGCGGTGTCCAACAACATGGCCATCATGAAGGGCGTGCCGGAAGATCGGATGTACGACGTGATTCCGGGCGGCGTCATCTGGACCGAGTTCCTGCAACTCGTGCTCGAGCGGGCGACCTCCGCCCGAGAGGGTGCGGCGCTGGTCGGTGAGTTGTGTGAACACCAGGGTCTGAGCTGCGACTCGGGAACGATGGTGGCCGTTGCGGATCCGGACGAGGCCTGGTGGGTGGAACTGGCGAGGGACGGCCACTGGGCCGCCGAGCGCGTCGGCGATGGCGAGGTGTCGATTCGCGCGAATTGCTATCGCATCGGCACCGCAGGAGAGCCAGGTCATGGAGCGACGATGGGCGCGGCCGCGGACTTCGCCACTGCGTTCGGCGACCCAGCGAACCAGGCGGACCGCTACAACCTCGACCGACACAACGTGCTCGAGGCGCGGGTGTCAGCTCTCGGCACCGTGACCGTGCCGGATCTCATGACGTTGCTGCGCGAGGTCTACGAGGGCACGCCACTCTACTGCACGAGGCCCGACGGGTCGCCGTTCCGCACGTCCGTGCGAACGGTGGCGCGCATGAACACCGAGGCCTGCACCGTCCTCGAACCGCGCCGGGGCATGCGGCCGGAACTGGCGCACCGGATGTGGTCCTGCCTCTCGACATCGCTGACCGGCGTGTTCGTGCCGTTCCACGTCGGCATCGCGGACGTCGAGACCCGCTACGCGACGGCCGGGGGCCGCTACGCACAAGACTCGGCGTACTGGCTGTTCACGGAACTCGCGAAGCTCGTCGATGCCCACTACCCGCGATGCATCGAGGTCGTGCGCAGCCGGTGGCGGTCGTTCGAGGCAGAGACGGAACCCGCGCTGACGGCGATGGAGGCGCGCGCGGCCGGCCTCGACCCGTCCGGCATGATCGAGGCGGTGACGGATTTCGATCGGGAGCGCGCGGCCGGGGCGATTGACGCACTGCACGATCTGCTCGTCGAGGTGAAGACGCTGGCGTTCCACGAGGATTTCTAG
- a CDS encoding acyl-CoA dehydrogenase family protein: MDFDLPREARLVRRSVREFAEQTVAPLVEDMEQRDEFPVSLVRMLGDLGVLGLITPAEHGGSNLGHLARTVAIEEVSRVSAAVGISLQVHHMGAAALADFGTDAQKEKYLPALCRGDYLGTCAITEPTGGSDLLGMASSARPAPDGYVLTGRKCFITNCHLSDAVVTVVKTGEGPKGISAFVVEKGTAGFCAGRHEHKLGLRGADTGELIFRDCHVPRENLLGNEGDGMTIALRIISEVGRSGMAATALGILQACYDEAVRFAKERTLYGRPIAQLQAIQWGIADIFAQLQASRWLCYHAAWLKDSGRDCGVETTLAKMYVSEAAVQAAKKAIEIHGACGTMMEYPVQRLFRDAMVCVSAGGTTEVGKLVVSRAALA, translated from the coding sequence ATGGATTTCGATCTGCCCAGGGAAGCCAGACTCGTCAGGCGGTCGGTCCGTGAGTTCGCCGAGCAGACCGTGGCGCCGCTCGTCGAGGACATGGAGCAGCGCGACGAGTTCCCCGTGTCGCTCGTGCGGATGCTTGGCGATCTCGGCGTCCTCGGGCTCATCACGCCCGCCGAGCACGGTGGATCGAACCTCGGGCACCTCGCGCGCACGGTGGCGATCGAGGAGGTGAGCCGGGTGTCGGCCGCCGTGGGCATCAGCCTGCAGGTCCACCACATGGGCGCCGCCGCACTGGCCGACTTCGGGACCGACGCGCAGAAGGAGAAGTACCTGCCGGCGCTCTGCCGCGGCGACTACCTCGGGACGTGCGCGATCACCGAGCCTACAGGCGGCTCCGACCTGCTCGGCATGGCCAGCAGCGCGCGCCCGGCGCCTGACGGCTACGTGCTGACCGGCCGGAAATGCTTCATCACCAACTGCCACCTGAGCGACGCGGTGGTCACGGTGGTCAAGACGGGCGAGGGCCCAAAGGGCATCAGCGCGTTCGTCGTCGAGAAGGGCACGGCCGGATTCTGCGCGGGCCGGCACGAGCACAAGCTGGGGCTGCGTGGCGCCGACACGGGCGAGCTGATCTTCCGCGATTGCCACGTGCCGCGCGAGAACCTGCTCGGCAATGAGGGAGACGGGATGACGATCGCGCTGAGGATCATCAGCGAGGTCGGCCGCTCCGGGATGGCCGCCACCGCGCTCGGCATCCTGCAGGCGTGCTACGACGAGGCCGTGCGGTTCGCGAAGGAGCGCACGCTCTACGGCCGGCCGATCGCGCAGTTGCAGGCCATCCAGTGGGGCATAGCCGACATCTTCGCGCAGTTGCAGGCGTCCCGGTGGCTCTGCTACCACGCGGCGTGGCTCAAGGACTCGGGCCGGGACTGCGGCGTCGAAACGACACTGGCGAAGATGTACGTCAGCGAGGCCGCCGTGCAGGCCGCCAAGAAGGCGATCGAAATCCACGGCGCGTGCGGGACGATGATGGAGTACCCGGTCCAGCGGCTGTTCCGCGATGCGATGGTCTGCGTATCGGCCGGCGGGACGACGGAAGTCGGCAAGTTGGTGGTGTCGCGCGCGGCGCTCGCCTGA
- a CDS encoding acetyl ornithine aminotransferase family protein, with the protein MQTPHIRTELPGPRAQALLARDAEVTSPSYPRDYPFAMSHGLGVEVWDVDGNRFLDFAAGIAVCSTGHCHPDVVRAIQQAAERFIHISSDYWHEGQTRLAERIAGLAPMSEPAMSFFCQSGTEAVEAALKLARYATGRSRFIGFLGGFHGRTMGSLAFTSSKYTQQKGFFPTMPGVTHVPYPNPYRPLFAGQDQGQAVIRYIEEMLFQGNVPPGEVAAVLVEPLQGEGGYLVPPDRFLASLRALCDRHGILLIFDEVQAGVGRTGRMFACEHWGVQPDILTLAKGLGSGMPIGLMAARKSLMRAWPRGAHGNTYGGNPICCAAALATLDLVEQRYMANAAEVGLGLLARLQALQERHPEIGDVRGKGLFLGMELVTDRQSKQPAKALCDAVVTRAFHNGLLLLSCGASTIRFMPPLLVSQANVEEALVLLEASLNEARTHLARG; encoded by the coding sequence ATGCAGACACCGCACATCCGCACTGAACTTCCGGGGCCGCGCGCCCAGGCCTTGTTGGCTCGCGACGCCGAGGTGACCTCCCCGTCGTACCCGCGAGACTATCCGTTCGCCATGTCCCACGGGCTGGGCGTGGAGGTCTGGGACGTGGACGGCAATCGCTTCCTCGACTTTGCCGCCGGCATTGCCGTGTGCAGCACAGGCCACTGCCACCCCGACGTCGTCAGGGCGATCCAGCAGGCCGCGGAGCGGTTCATCCACATCTCGAGCGACTACTGGCACGAGGGACAGACGCGCCTCGCCGAACGCATCGCAGGCCTCGCTCCGATGAGCGAACCGGCGATGAGCTTCTTCTGCCAGTCGGGCACCGAGGCGGTGGAAGCCGCCCTGAAGCTGGCGCGCTACGCCACCGGCCGGAGCCGCTTCATCGGCTTCCTCGGCGGCTTCCACGGCAGGACGATGGGCTCGCTGGCGTTCACGTCCAGCAAGTACACCCAGCAGAAGGGATTCTTCCCGACGATGCCCGGGGTGACGCACGTGCCGTATCCGAATCCGTACCGGCCGCTGTTTGCGGGCCAGGATCAGGGACAGGCCGTCATCCGCTACATCGAGGAGATGCTGTTCCAGGGCAATGTTCCGCCCGGCGAGGTTGCCGCCGTCCTCGTGGAGCCGCTCCAGGGCGAAGGCGGCTACCTGGTGCCGCCGGACAGATTTCTGGCCAGCCTGCGTGCGCTCTGCGATCGCCACGGCATCCTGCTGATCTTCGACGAGGTGCAGGCCGGCGTCGGGAGAACGGGCCGGATGTTCGCGTGCGAGCATTGGGGCGTGCAGCCGGACATTCTCACACTCGCGAAGGGCCTCGGCAGCGGAATGCCGATCGGCCTGATGGCCGCACGCAAGAGCCTGATGCGGGCCTGGCCGAGAGGGGCGCACGGCAACACCTACGGCGGCAACCCGATCTGCTGCGCGGCGGCGCTCGCCACGCTCGACCTCGTGGAGCAGCGCTACATGGCCAACGCGGCCGAGGTCGGGCTCGGTCTTCTGGCACGGTTGCAGGCGCTCCAGGAACGCCATCCGGAAATCGGCGACGTGCGCGGCAAGGGGCTCTTCCTCGGCATGGAACTGGTGACGGATCGCCAGTCGAAGCAGCCGGCCAAGGCGCTGTGCGATGCCGTGGTGACACGCGCGTTCCACAACGGCCTGCTCCTCCTGTCGTGCGGGGCGAGCACGATTCGCTTCATGCCGCCGCTGCTGGTGTCGCAGGCGAACGTCGAGGAGGCGCTCGTCCTGCTCGAGGCGAGCTTGAACGAGGCGCGAACACACCTCGCGCGCGGCTAG